The Marinitoga sp. 1197 genome contains the following window.
ATATCACTTTCTTATTTTTTGTCCAAATCTTGTAAGGGGTGAATACGATATGAAATGACAGTATTAAACATATTAAAAGAAAGTAGTATAGAATACAACAAAATAATAAGATTACTGATAAATGGGAAAAAAATAGGATTTACAAAAGAATTTAAGGACATAGTAAAAGAAAGTATGAGTTATTACGATATAAGCGGAAAAGAACCAGAAAGATTCTATCATGGATTAATATTAGGAATGAGTGTAGGACTACAAAAAGAATATATAATAAAAAGTAATAGAGAAGCAGGATATGGAAGAGCAGATTTAATATTAATCCCCAAAGAAAAAACAAAACCAGGGATAATAATAGAATTCAAAAAGTTTAAAACAGATTATGATAAAAATCTAAAAGACAGTGCAGAAAGAGGGATGAAACAAATAGAAGAAAA
Protein-coding sequences here:
- a CDS encoding PD-(D/E)XK nuclease domain-containing protein, coding for MTVLNILKESSIEYNKIIRLLINGKKIGFTKEFKDIVKESMSYYDISGKEPERFYHGLILGMSVGLQKEYIIKSNREAGYGRADLILIPKEKTKPGIIIEFKKFKTDYDKNLKDSAERGMKQIEEKEYEKEIKSYGVEKVIKVAIAFDKKDVEIIVK